The proteins below come from a single Lodderomyces elongisporus chromosome 3, complete sequence genomic window:
- the STE2 gene encoding pheromone alpha factor receptor, translating to MDEAINANLVSGDIIVSFNIPGLPEPVQVPFSEFDSFHKDQLIGVIILGVTIGACSLLLILLLGMLYKSREKYWKSLLFMLNVCILAATILRSGCFLDYYLSDLASISYTFTGVYNGTSFASSDAANVFKTIMFALIETSLTFQVYVMFQGTTWKNWGHAVTALSGLLSVASVAFQIYTTILSHNNFNATISGTGTLTSGVWMDLPTLLFAASINFMTILLLFKLGMAIRQRRYLGLKQFDGFHILFIMFTQTLFIPSILLVIHYFYQAMSGPFIINMALFLVVAFLPLSSLWAQTANTTKKIESSPSMSFITRRKSEDESPSAANDEDRLRKFTTTLDLSGNKNNTTNNNNNSNNINNNMSNINYPSTGSGEDDKSFIFEMEPSRERAAIEEIDLGARIDTGLPRDLEKFLVDGFDDSDDGEGMIAREVTMLKK from the coding sequence ATGGACGAAGCAATCAATGCAAACCTTGTTTCTGGAGATATTATAGTCTCTTTTAACATTCCTGGTTTGCCAGAACCGGTACAAGTGCCATTCAGCGAATTTGATTCGTTTCATAAAGACCAGCTCATTGGAGTCATCATTCTTGGAGTCACTATTGGAGCATGCTCGcttttgttgatattgctACTTGGAATGTTATACAAGAGCCGTGAAAAGTATTGGAAATCACTATTATTTATGCTCAATGTATGCATCTTGGCTGCCACAATCTTAAGGAGCGGTTGCTTCTTAGACTATTATCTAAGTGATTTGGCCAGTATCAGTTATACATTTACTGGAGTATACAATGGTACCAGCTTTGCTAGCTCTGACGCGGCAAATGTGTTCAAGACTATTATGTTTGCCTTGATTGAAACTTCGTTAACCTTTCAAGTGTATGTCATGTTTCAAGGGACCACTTGGAAAAATTGGGGCCATGCTGTCACTGCATTATCGGGTCTCTTGTCTGTTGCCTCAGTGGCGTTCCAGATCTACACCACGATTTTATCCCACAATAATTTCAATGCTACAATCTCGGGAACCGGTACATTAACTTCAGGTGTTTGGATGGACTTACCAACACTCTTGTTTGCCGCAAGTATCAATTTTATGACcattttgttgttatttAAGTTGGGAATGGCCATTAGACAAAGAAGGTATTTAGGTTTAAAACAGTTTGATGGGTTCCATATCTTATTCATCATGTTTACCCAAACATTGTTCATACCCTCGATTTTGCTTGTGATCCACTACTTTTACCAGGCAATGTCTGGAccattcatcatcaacatggCGTTGTTCTTGGTGGTGGCATTCTTGCCATTGAGTTCATTATGGGCACAAACTGCAAACACTACTAAAAAGATTGAATCTTCGCCAAGTATGAGCTTTATTACTAGACGAAAATCAGAGGATGAGTCACCACTGGCTGCTAACGACGAGGATAGGTTACGAAAATTCACCACAACTTTGGATTTGTCGggcaacaagaacaatacaacaaacaataataacaatagcaacaacattaacaacaatatgAGCAACATCAACTACCCTTCTACAGGACTGGGAGAAGACGATAAATCCTTTATATTTGAGATGGAACCCAGTCGGGAAAGAGCTGCAATAGAAGAGATTGATCTTGGAGCAAGGATCGATACCGGTTTGCCCAGAGATTTAGAGAAATTTCTAGTTGATGGGTTTGACGATAGTGATGACGGAGAAGGAATGATAGCCAGAGAAGTGACtatgttgaaaaaatag